The following are from one region of the Sandaracinus amylolyticus genome:
- a CDS encoding alpha/beta hydrolase family protein, with amino-acid sequence MDHETFAHEPPPARIPVVGVAITALVTGALGAVAGASAGAMVAVLGGVIGAALGTAGAVAFTTGRRWLGGGVIALGLVSNVCCATGGVVYQGVRSIVPDVVALEPIATADHAYLRHPTLGFLVGAPTEDFEDGSSSPAVRVMAISLRPAGMPEGVWAWTSRETGAMILVAALRASAEPTEASATAFIHAFLRGAITADRTLDPTFVSWSDEDHDVWARAAGSNAYGPVAMSARYRAWRDDAGQWHALFVAMKTHPDDDAMPYLLEVHTPNEPWRGPGAPPPGFAPRTTSLAAARASFTSTPLRGPRNPVPLAPLPDDDAFEVSRYESPVGSLAAYLTRNARERERRPAVLWLHGGYAMDDGDLDPEWGPRALAEAGFVVMLPATRGEHGSDGQIEMFLGEVDDVRAALEHLRALPAVDPERVVVMGHSVGGTLATLLAESGAPARAYFAFGPCADAHWMNAWGPDDQGWVYDPRRVEESWVRSPIAFLAGITSPTFVVEGANESQALAARAIAAAAPPGAPIQVIVPSGGDHQSLVRPVVDLLIPRLRSSEPITLSAAEVEAIAAAP; translated from the coding sequence ATGGACCACGAGACGTTCGCCCACGAGCCCCCGCCAGCGCGCATCCCCGTTGTCGGCGTCGCGATCACCGCGCTGGTCACGGGCGCGCTCGGCGCCGTCGCAGGCGCGAGCGCCGGCGCGATGGTCGCCGTGCTCGGCGGCGTGATCGGCGCGGCGCTCGGGACCGCAGGCGCAGTCGCGTTCACCACCGGTCGTCGTTGGCTCGGGGGCGGCGTGATCGCGCTCGGGCTGGTGTCGAACGTGTGCTGCGCGACCGGCGGCGTGGTGTACCAGGGCGTGCGCTCGATCGTGCCCGACGTCGTCGCGCTCGAGCCGATCGCGACCGCGGATCACGCGTATCTCCGTCACCCCACGCTCGGCTTCCTCGTCGGCGCGCCGACCGAGGACTTCGAGGACGGATCGTCGAGCCCGGCGGTGCGCGTGATGGCGATCTCGCTGCGCCCGGCAGGCATGCCCGAGGGTGTCTGGGCGTGGACCTCGCGCGAGACCGGCGCGATGATCCTCGTCGCCGCGCTGAGGGCGAGCGCGGAGCCGACCGAGGCGTCCGCGACCGCGTTCATCCACGCGTTCCTGCGCGGAGCGATCACGGCCGATCGCACGCTCGATCCCACGTTCGTGTCGTGGTCCGACGAGGATCACGACGTCTGGGCGCGCGCCGCGGGATCGAACGCCTACGGTCCCGTCGCGATGAGCGCGCGATACCGCGCGTGGCGCGATGACGCGGGCCAGTGGCACGCGCTCTTCGTCGCGATGAAGACGCACCCCGACGACGACGCGATGCCGTACCTGCTCGAGGTGCACACACCGAACGAGCCGTGGCGCGGGCCCGGCGCGCCGCCGCCCGGATTCGCGCCGCGCACCACGTCGCTCGCCGCGGCGCGCGCGTCGTTCACCAGCACGCCGCTGCGCGGCCCGCGCAATCCGGTTCCGCTCGCGCCCCTGCCCGACGACGATGCGTTCGAGGTCTCGCGTTACGAGTCGCCGGTCGGCTCGCTCGCCGCGTACCTGACGCGCAACGCGCGCGAGCGCGAGAGGCGCCCCGCGGTGCTCTGGCTGCACGGCGGCTACGCGATGGACGACGGTGATCTCGATCCCGAGTGGGGCCCACGCGCGCTCGCCGAAGCGGGCTTCGTCGTGATGCTGCCCGCGACGCGCGGTGAGCACGGCAGCGACGGGCAGATCGAGATGTTCCTCGGCGAGGTCGACGACGTGCGCGCCGCGCTCGAGCACCTGCGCGCGCTGCCGGCGGTCGATCCCGAGCGTGTCGTGGTGATGGGCCACTCGGTCGGCGGGACGCTCGCGACGTTGCTCGCGGAGTCGGGCGCGCCGGCGCGCGCGTACTTCGCGTTCGGGCCCTGCGCCGACGCGCACTGGATGAACGCGTGGGGCCCCGACGATCAGGGCTGGGTCTACGATCCCCGTCGCGTCGAGGAGAGCTGGGTGCGCTCGCCGATCGCGTTCCTCGCGGGCATCACGAGCCCGACCTTCGTGGTCGAGGGCGCGAACGAGTCGCAGGCGCTCGCGGCGCGCGCGATCGCGGCGGCAGCGCCGCCCGGTGCCCCGATCCAGGTGATCGTGCCCTCGGGCGGCGATCACCAGAGCTTGGTGCGGCCGGTCGTGGATCTGCTGATCCCGCGGCTCCGCTCGAGCGAGCCGATCACGCTGAGCGCGGCCGAGGTCGAGGCGATCGCGGCCGCGCCGTGA
- a CDS encoding beta-propeller domain-containing protein has translation MRGVMRSIALAIVCALVPSCAGGPSGSSAPAAESTSSGGESITNVQEQGVDEGGIVKMHGEHLVVLRRGRLFSVDLAGGSMRQISVTNAYAPGHHAADWYDELLIHGDTIVVIGFSYRDSATEIGLFEIDARGLIVHRGSFQLRSNDYFSSRNYASRLVGDRLVLYVPHYLGYVQGDGSFDRSFPGLRAVGGAWSSIDGPVHASLAPRDGYAVLHTVVMCELGERDALGCRAQGMVGPVGRTFYVSRDAVYVWISDAPRAEEGGVPTDAMVYRLPLDGGPTGAVRAWGAPTDQLSFKEADDGRLHVLVRSEGHGDAMWAPEQRAGALALASIPLGAFTSEGRALDVATYRAMPQVDGIGAITNRFVGDWVLYGTGNAWGWGQARGGSVYAASWRHGGPAYRVDVGHDVERIEAMGRGAVVVGRENEGLAFSSIALDGGVQPVDRYVLRNASQGETRTHGFFYRDDGEGQGVLGLPVRGGNESGWHQLWHGSASVFFLRVNGQRFTPLGGLASGDAHIDDHCVASCADWYGNARPIFWRGRVFALLGYELVEGRVIADRVEESARLVLRP, from the coding sequence GTGCGTGGCGTGATGCGATCGATCGCGCTGGCGATCGTGTGTGCGCTGGTGCCGAGCTGCGCGGGAGGCCCGTCGGGCTCGAGCGCGCCAGCTGCGGAGTCGACGTCGTCGGGCGGCGAGTCGATCACCAACGTCCAGGAGCAGGGCGTCGACGAGGGCGGCATCGTGAAGATGCACGGCGAGCACCTCGTCGTGCTGCGCCGCGGGCGGCTCTTCTCGGTCGATCTCGCGGGCGGATCGATGCGGCAGATCTCGGTGACCAACGCGTACGCGCCGGGCCACCACGCCGCCGACTGGTACGACGAGCTCCTGATCCACGGCGACACCATCGTCGTGATCGGCTTCAGCTATCGCGACAGCGCGACCGAGATCGGGCTCTTCGAGATCGACGCGCGGGGGCTGATCGTGCATCGCGGCTCGTTCCAGCTGCGATCGAACGACTACTTCTCGTCGCGGAACTACGCGTCGCGCCTCGTCGGCGATCGCCTCGTGCTCTACGTGCCGCACTACCTCGGGTACGTGCAGGGCGACGGATCGTTCGATCGCTCCTTCCCCGGGCTGCGCGCGGTCGGTGGCGCGTGGTCGTCGATCGACGGTCCGGTGCACGCGTCGCTCGCGCCGCGCGACGGCTACGCGGTGCTGCACACCGTCGTGATGTGCGAGCTCGGCGAGCGCGATGCGCTCGGTTGTCGCGCGCAGGGCATGGTCGGCCCGGTCGGGCGCACGTTCTACGTCTCGCGCGACGCGGTCTACGTGTGGATCAGCGACGCGCCGCGCGCGGAGGAGGGCGGCGTGCCCACCGACGCGATGGTGTATCGCCTCCCGCTCGACGGAGGACCGACCGGTGCGGTGCGCGCGTGGGGCGCGCCGACCGATCAGCTCTCGTTCAAGGAAGCCGACGACGGACGGCTCCACGTGCTCGTGCGCAGCGAAGGTCACGGCGATGCGATGTGGGCGCCCGAGCAGCGCGCCGGTGCGCTCGCGCTCGCGAGCATCCCGCTCGGCGCGTTCACGAGCGAGGGGCGCGCGCTCGACGTCGCGACCTATCGCGCGATGCCGCAGGTCGACGGCATCGGCGCGATCACGAACCGCTTCGTCGGTGACTGGGTGCTCTACGGCACCGGCAACGCGTGGGGCTGGGGGCAGGCGCGCGGCGGGAGCGTGTACGCCGCGTCGTGGCGGCACGGAGGGCCCGCGTACCGCGTCGACGTCGGGCACGACGTCGAGCGGATCGAGGCGATGGGCCGCGGCGCGGTCGTGGTCGGTCGCGAGAACGAGGGGCTCGCGTTCTCGTCGATCGCGCTCGACGGAGGCGTGCAGCCGGTCGATCGCTACGTGCTGCGCAACGCATCGCAGGGCGAGACGCGCACCCACGGCTTCTTCTATCGCGACGACGGCGAGGGGCAGGGCGTGCTCGGCCTGCCGGTGCGCGGCGGCAACGAGAGCGGCTGGCACCAGCTCTGGCACGGCAGCGCGTCGGTGTTCTTCCTGCGCGTGAACGGGCAGCGCTTCACGCCGCTCGGCGGTCTCGCCTCGGGCGACGCACACATCGACGATCACTGCGTCGCGTCGTGCGCCGACTGGTACGGCAACGCGCGTCCGATCTTCTGGCGCGGACGCGTGTTCGCGCTGCTCGGATACGAGCTGGTCGAGGGCCGCGTGATCGCGGATCGCGTGGAGGAGAGCGCGCGCCTCGTGCTCCGGCCGTGA
- the argE gene encoding acetylornithine deacetylase encodes MSSLLLTQIGELIATPSVSSVRPEFDMGNRAVIDRLATWLDDEGFSVEVMEVDAHGGGPKANLIATRGRGPGGLVLAGHTDTVPFDEGKWSSDPFRATERDGKLYGLGTSDMKSFLAIAIEAARRTRDLPQHAPLTILATADEECGMSGARALLAAQKPGGSAAVIGEPTGLRPVRMHKGVSMEFLRLLGRSGHSSDPSLGASALEGMRRAMNAMIAMREQLEASHRRDDLRPPTTTMNLGNIQGGDNPNRICAHCELQFDLRVLPGMDDAIVRRDLHAAIRHAIAGLGLTMEAGPLHDPIPPFETPASAAIVRAAEQLTGHAAGAVSFGTEAPFLSKLGLETIVLGPGDIDVAHQPDEYLGLDRIEPCIDLLTKLIAKMCGGAS; translated from the coding sequence ATGTCGTCGTTGCTCCTCACGCAGATCGGCGAGCTCATCGCCACGCCCTCCGTCAGCTCCGTTCGTCCGGAATTCGACATGGGCAATCGCGCCGTCATCGATCGCCTCGCGACGTGGCTCGACGACGAAGGCTTCTCCGTCGAGGTGATGGAGGTCGACGCGCACGGCGGCGGGCCGAAGGCGAACCTCATCGCGACGCGCGGTCGCGGGCCGGGCGGGCTCGTGCTCGCGGGCCACACCGACACCGTGCCCTTCGACGAGGGGAAGTGGTCGAGCGATCCGTTCCGCGCGACCGAGCGCGACGGGAAGCTCTACGGCCTCGGCACCAGCGACATGAAGTCGTTCCTCGCGATCGCGATCGAAGCGGCGCGACGCACCCGTGATCTCCCGCAGCACGCGCCGCTCACGATCCTCGCGACCGCCGACGAGGAGTGCGGCATGTCGGGCGCGCGCGCGCTGCTCGCGGCGCAGAAGCCGGGCGGCAGCGCAGCGGTGATCGGTGAGCCGACCGGCCTGCGCCCGGTGCGCATGCACAAGGGCGTCTCGATGGAGTTCCTGCGCCTCCTCGGGCGCAGCGGGCACTCGAGCGATCCCTCGCTCGGCGCCAGCGCGCTCGAGGGCATGCGCCGCGCGATGAACGCGATGATCGCGATGCGCGAGCAGCTCGAGGCGTCGCACCGGCGTGACGATCTGAGGCCGCCGACCACCACGATGAACCTCGGCAACATCCAGGGCGGCGACAACCCGAACCGCATCTGCGCGCACTGCGAGCTGCAGTTCGATCTGCGCGTCCTGCCCGGCATGGACGACGCGATCGTGCGCCGCGATCTCCACGCCGCGATCCGGCACGCGATCGCCGGGCTCGGGCTCACGATGGAAGCGGGCCCGCTCCACGATCCGATCCCGCCCTTCGAGACCCCGGCGAGCGCGGCGATCGTGCGCGCAGCGGAGCAGCTCACCGGGCATGCGGCGGGCGCGGTGTCGTTCGGCACCGAGGCGCCGTTCCTCTCGAAGCTCGGGCTCGAGACGATCGTGCTCGGCCCCGGCGACATCGACGTCGCGCACCAGCCCGACGAGTACCTCGGGCTCGATCGCATCGAGCCCTGCATCGACCTCCTCACGAAGCTGATCGCGAAGATGTGCGGAGGTGCGTCGTGA
- a CDS encoding serine/threonine-protein kinase PknK, whose product MRRIPLDAFDLLDPIARGGMGLVLRGEHRGLGMPVAIKVLSHARARQDRAIAAFQREVRAMASLDHPAIVRVLDHGVVPATAAVADPEHLVEGSPYLVMELAHGTLDHPAPARLWSRTRAVLRTLLDALAHAHARGLVHRDLKPANVLRVRLRDGSSVLKLSDFGLAHALGTDPADERGAAAGTPQMMAPEQFRGAVRDFGPWTDLYALGCIAFKLATGKPPFDHPDEDELAHMHLRSPPPRLVPLFPVPDAFEAWVGRLLEKSPDRRFQRASDAARALLAVDEGEPVSTSTVVPALPVVTSSPGTEVETAPATELRVDFGDDEREEPPSDAESVVATLEDLPALAAIVAAPTPLPTDVSIPAGLVDSTQPREESLPDWRRPGSSNEPGWVGAALSLWGLRQPPFVARESEREQCWRALERVCQDGRARAVVLRGPSGFGKSRLVEWLCERAHEVGAATPLHAVHEPVASSASGLPRMIGSHLRTLGLTRGGVLARVRRALPSEDSATCEAITDLLAPRDDRGVTSASARLAMVRRVLGQLGRERPLVVRLDDVQWGGEAIALAQSILEAQGDQPTPILFVLTAQEDALAERPVEWAQLASLSGREEVTEIEIGPLPPDAHRALVERLLGTQGELAKRVAERTAGHPLFAVQLVGDWVERGILEPSAQGLRMREGASAELPDDLHSVWRARLAHLLGEHEREAGAGAARRALEILALAGGRADAAFLASACDAAGLPYPAAAIDRLLQSRMLLLLDESEGGDGITLELVHGLLRETLERSARDERRAASHHAAIANALETRYHGGETGAAERLATHRLLGGDPAGALAPLRAAAREWQNRSDYARAESLLDRHAELLDRLGLSDRHPERLEGQIARAEILRRRGGLDRASSLAQVVRTVAAAEKQASIEARACLVQGFAEVERGEVAHGVEHLEQARARFEQLGDDAEASRALRAVGYAHWRRRELALGFRAYLRALELAQRAGDRLGIAAALGGAGISDPEHRPGDPARIGEALTIFEAHGNLYGMGSTLNSLAEVARAQGDLEEAETLYLRALAVAQKAGASHLEGIVIGNLAVVQMRQGAYADAYEELQLGLRRAERLGQEQLRGTLHVLSLAGAAEAGAWEQWDWHEREAERVLGGLETSEEDVAWAAERAAEIAVQRGEASRARAAYGLAAGHYRKLGRDADAHRCAARSA is encoded by the coding sequence ATGCGTCGCATCCCGCTGGACGCCTTCGATCTGCTCGATCCGATCGCGCGCGGAGGCATGGGCCTGGTGCTGCGCGGCGAGCACCGCGGGCTCGGGATGCCGGTGGCGATCAAGGTGCTCTCGCACGCGCGCGCCCGGCAGGATCGCGCCATCGCGGCGTTCCAGCGCGAGGTGCGCGCGATGGCCTCGCTCGATCACCCAGCGATCGTGCGCGTGCTCGATCACGGCGTGGTGCCCGCGACCGCCGCGGTCGCCGATCCCGAGCACCTCGTCGAGGGCAGCCCGTACCTCGTGATGGAGCTCGCGCACGGCACGCTCGATCACCCCGCGCCGGCGCGCCTCTGGTCACGCACCCGCGCGGTGCTGCGCACGCTGCTCGACGCCCTCGCACACGCCCACGCGCGCGGCCTCGTGCACCGCGATCTCAAGCCCGCGAACGTGCTTCGCGTGCGGCTGCGCGACGGCTCGTCGGTGCTGAAGCTCAGCGACTTCGGGCTCGCGCACGCGCTCGGCACCGATCCCGCGGACGAGCGCGGCGCGGCCGCGGGCACGCCGCAGATGATGGCGCCCGAGCAGTTCCGCGGCGCGGTGCGCGACTTCGGTCCGTGGACCGACCTCTACGCGCTCGGCTGCATCGCGTTCAAGCTCGCGACCGGCAAGCCGCCCTTCGATCATCCCGACGAGGACGAGCTCGCGCACATGCACCTGCGCTCGCCGCCGCCTCGTCTCGTACCGCTCTTCCCGGTGCCCGACGCGTTCGAGGCGTGGGTCGGACGCCTTCTCGAGAAGTCGCCCGATCGCCGCTTCCAGCGCGCGTCCGACGCGGCGCGCGCGCTGCTCGCGGTCGACGAGGGCGAGCCGGTCTCGACGTCGACCGTCGTGCCCGCGCTGCCGGTCGTCACGTCGTCGCCGGGCACCGAGGTCGAGACCGCGCCCGCGACCGAGCTGCGCGTCGACTTCGGCGACGACGAGCGCGAGGAGCCGCCGAGCGACGCCGAGTCGGTCGTCGCGACGCTCGAGGATCTGCCGGCGCTCGCCGCGATCGTCGCCGCGCCGACGCCGCTCCCGACCGACGTCTCGATCCCCGCCGGGCTCGTCGACAGCACGCAGCCGCGCGAGGAGTCGCTGCCCGACTGGCGTCGTCCGGGATCGTCGAACGAGCCGGGATGGGTCGGCGCCGCGCTGAGCTTGTGGGGCCTGCGCCAACCTCCGTTCGTCGCGCGCGAGAGCGAGCGCGAGCAGTGCTGGCGCGCGCTCGAGCGGGTGTGCCAGGACGGTCGCGCGCGTGCGGTCGTGCTGCGTGGGCCCTCGGGGTTCGGCAAGAGCCGGCTCGTCGAGTGGCTCTGCGAGCGCGCCCACGAGGTCGGCGCGGCGACGCCGCTGCACGCGGTGCACGAGCCCGTCGCGTCGTCGGCGAGCGGGCTTCCGCGCATGATCGGATCGCACCTGCGCACGCTCGGGCTCACGCGCGGTGGCGTGCTGGCGCGCGTGCGGCGCGCGCTGCCCAGCGAAGACTCGGCGACCTGCGAGGCGATCACCGATCTGCTCGCGCCGCGCGACGATCGCGGCGTGACGAGCGCGAGCGCGCGCCTCGCGATGGTGCGTCGCGTGCTCGGACAGCTCGGACGCGAGCGACCGCTGGTCGTGCGCCTCGACGACGTGCAGTGGGGCGGCGAGGCGATCGCGCTCGCGCAGTCGATCCTCGAGGCGCAGGGCGATCAGCCGACGCCGATCCTGTTCGTGCTCACCGCGCAGGAGGACGCGCTCGCGGAGCGCCCCGTCGAGTGGGCCCAGCTCGCGTCGCTCTCGGGGCGCGAGGAGGTCACGGAGATCGAGATCGGCCCGCTCCCGCCGGACGCGCATCGCGCGCTCGTCGAGCGGCTCCTGGGCACGCAGGGCGAGCTCGCGAAGCGCGTCGCGGAGCGCACCGCGGGCCATCCGCTCTTCGCGGTGCAGCTCGTCGGCGACTGGGTCGAGCGCGGCATCCTCGAGCCGAGCGCACAAGGTCTGCGCATGCGCGAGGGCGCGAGCGCGGAGCTGCCCGACGATCTGCACTCGGTGTGGCGCGCGCGCCTCGCGCACTTGCTCGGCGAGCACGAGCGCGAGGCCGGTGCGGGCGCGGCGCGCCGTGCGCTCGAGATCCTCGCGCTCGCGGGCGGTCGCGCCGACGCGGCGTTCCTCGCGAGCGCGTGTGATGCCGCGGGCCTGCCCTACCCCGCGGCCGCGATCGATCGGCTCCTGCAGAGCCGCATGCTGCTCCTGCTCGACGAGAGCGAGGGCGGCGACGGGATCACGCTCGAGCTGGTGCACGGCCTCTTGCGCGAGACGCTCGAGCGATCGGCGCGCGACGAGCGGCGCGCGGCCTCGCACCACGCGGCGATCGCGAACGCGCTCGAGACCCGCTACCACGGCGGCGAGACGGGCGCGGCCGAGCGGCTCGCCACGCATCGACTGCTCGGCGGCGATCCTGCGGGCGCCCTCGCGCCGCTGCGCGCGGCGGCGCGCGAGTGGCAGAACCGATCGGACTACGCGCGCGCGGAGTCGCTGCTCGATCGCCATGCCGAGCTCCTCGATCGGCTCGGGCTCTCGGATCGACACCCCGAGCGCCTCGAGGGACAGATCGCGCGCGCCGAGATCCTCCGGCGGCGCGGCGGTCTCGATCGCGCGTCGTCGCTCGCGCAGGTGGTGCGGACGGTCGCGGCTGCGGAGAAGCAGGCCTCGATCGAGGCGCGCGCGTGTCTCGTGCAGGGCTTCGCGGAGGTCGAGCGCGGCGAGGTCGCGCACGGCGTCGAGCACCTCGAGCAGGCGCGCGCGCGCTTCGAGCAGCTCGGGGACGACGCGGAGGCGAGCCGCGCGCTGCGCGCGGTGGGTTATGCGCACTGGCGGCGTCGCGAGCTCGCGCTCGGGTTCCGCGCGTACCTGCGCGCGCTCGAGCTCGCGCAGCGCGCCGGCGATCGGCTCGGCATCGCGGCGGCGCTCGGCGGCGCAGGCATCAGCGATCCCGAGCACCGGCCCGGCGATCCCGCGCGCATCGGCGAGGCCCTCACGATCTTCGAGGCGCACGGGAACCTCTACGGCATGGGCTCGACGCTCAACAGCCTCGCCGAGGTCGCGCGCGCGCAGGGCGATCTCGAGGAGGCGGAGACGCTCTATCTGCGCGCGCTCGCGGTCGCCCAGAAGGCGGGCGCGTCGCACCTCGAGGGCATCGTGATCGGCAACCTCGCGGTGGTGCAGATGCGACAGGGCGCGTACGCCGACGCCTACGAGGAGCTGCAGCTCGGGCTCCGACGCGCGGAGCGGCTCGGGCAGGAGCAGCTGCGCGGCACGCTCCACGTGCTCTCGCTCGCGGGCGCCGCCGAGGCGGGCGCGTGGGAGCAGTGGGACTGGCACGAGCGCGAGGCGGAGCGCGTGCTGGGCGGGCTCGAGACGAGTGAAGAGGACGTCGCGTGGGCGGCCGAGCGCGCGGCGGAGATCGCAGTGCAGCGCGGCGAAGCGTCGCGCGCGCGGGCCGCGTACGGCCTCGCGGCCGGGCACTATCGCAAGCTCGGCCGCGACGCCGACGCCCATCGTTGCGCTGCCCGGTCCGCGTGA
- the argA gene encoding amino-acid N-acetyltransferase, giving the protein MNGQAPSSFVDFFRLSAPYIHAHRGRTFVVMFGGEAVVDSSFPNLIHDVALMHALGVRVVLVHGSKPQIEERMRERNLRPRFHKGMRVTDPATMRCVEDAVGNIRMRIEGLLSMGLPSSPMAHSRIRVASGNFVVARPRGVRDGVDYQLTGGVRRIDVEGVKMRLDSGAIVLLSPLGYSPAGEAYNLSSHEVAASAAVALGADKLVQLVEGRGVVDRRKRLIPQLGPVEAEELVEGGKHLHPDTIKHLAAAARACREGVRRTHLVERQLDGALLQELFTREGRGTLVTAERYEDMRGARIDDIPGMLELLRPLEEAGILVRRSRETLENEIDRFTVVERDGMIIGCAGLEAFPDEKTGELYCLAVDGRYREKGRGEAIVEYTAQKARAMGLETLFVLTTQTTDWFRERGFQPAGVRALPEARRARYDRKRRSKVLVRDLSEELIEDD; this is encoded by the coding sequence GTGAACGGTCAGGCGCCGAGCTCGTTCGTCGACTTCTTCCGCCTCTCCGCGCCGTACATCCACGCGCACCGCGGGCGCACCTTCGTCGTGATGTTCGGCGGCGAGGCGGTCGTCGACTCGTCGTTCCCGAACCTGATCCACGACGTCGCGCTGATGCACGCGCTCGGCGTGCGGGTCGTGCTGGTGCACGGCAGCAAGCCGCAGATCGAGGAGCGCATGCGCGAGCGCAACCTGCGCCCACGCTTCCACAAGGGCATGCGGGTCACCGACCCCGCGACGATGCGCTGCGTGGAGGACGCGGTCGGGAACATCCGCATGCGCATCGAGGGGCTGCTCTCGATGGGCCTTCCGAGCTCGCCGATGGCGCACTCGCGCATCCGCGTCGCGTCGGGCAACTTCGTCGTCGCGCGTCCGCGCGGCGTGCGTGACGGCGTCGACTACCAGCTCACCGGCGGCGTGCGGCGCATCGACGTCGAGGGCGTGAAGATGCGCCTCGACTCGGGCGCGATCGTGCTGCTCTCGCCGCTCGGCTATTCGCCGGCGGGCGAGGCGTACAACCTCTCGTCGCACGAGGTCGCGGCGAGCGCGGCAGTCGCGCTCGGGGCCGACAAGCTCGTGCAGCTCGTCGAGGGCCGCGGGGTCGTCGATCGCCGCAAGCGCCTCATCCCGCAGCTCGGCCCGGTCGAGGCCGAAGAGCTCGTCGAGGGCGGCAAGCACCTGCACCCCGACACCATCAAGCACCTCGCCGCGGCGGCTCGCGCGTGTCGCGAGGGCGTGCGGCGCACCCACCTCGTCGAGCGGCAGCTCGACGGCGCGCTCCTGCAGGAGCTCTTCACGCGTGAAGGTCGCGGCACGCTGGTGACCGCCGAGCGCTACGAGGACATGCGCGGCGCGCGCATCGACGACATCCCCGGCATGCTCGAGCTGCTGCGTCCACTCGAGGAAGCGGGGATCCTCGTGCGCCGCAGCCGCGAGACGCTCGAGAACGAGATCGACCGTTTCACCGTCGTCGAGCGTGACGGAATGATCATCGGATGCGCCGGGCTCGAGGCCTTTCCCGACGAGAAGACCGGCGAGCTCTACTGTCTCGCGGTCGACGGTCGTTATCGCGAGAAGGGCCGCGGCGAGGCGATCGTCGAGTACACCGCGCAGAAGGCGCGCGCGATGGGCCTCGAGACGCTCTTCGTGCTCACCACGCAGACGACCGACTGGTTCCGCGAGCGCGGCTTCCAGCCCGCCGGCGTGCGCGCGCTGCCCGAGGCACGGCGCGCGCGCTACGACCGCAAGCGACGCTCGAAGGTGCTCGTCCGCGACCTCTCCGAAGAGCTGATCGAAGACGACTGA